From a region of the Candidatus Poribacteria bacterium genome:
- a CDS encoding transposase codes for TGCQWNRIPKEYGDDSTIHRHFQAWCACSAPTGE; via the coding sequence GCACCGGCTGTCAGTGGAATCGAATCCCCAAGGAATACGGCGACGACAGCACGATCCATCGCCATTTCCAGGCGTGGTGCGCGTGTTCGGCGCCGACGGGAGAGTGA